A portion of the Daphnia magna isolate NIES linkage group LG4, ASM2063170v1.1, whole genome shotgun sequence genome contains these proteins:
- the LOC116922038 gene encoding histone deacetylase complex subunit SAP130 isoform X3: MSASHTKQSSAPGSDNNIELQAQPMDLAHKSNPMISSSGSATSVTNRTVGEAAKPIFLQVKPSGSPLPTITGSGMSLASASGPSPTLSAIVQNSPVSVAVTVPIPMTKFQAAIRPGATVTLAPRVVPAALVTTSGTYANLSSHVPKGPAAVASIAIPRSAVASAAIIRPTPSVSPAISQVTGFTVSNRAVRPTSSSGIRPNTVDVGIGAAGTLSGTWVTVTQATAVIQPPPVPTLYKATANAAANTSVKSTTNLVLATGHKSAPQLTPAPSANSISIIGPPRASIPSPASNITLFSVRGSSNQTVVNSRVPPNPNMTVGPRPGPEIIKSTSALLQTASQRPSSMMITSTPSVQNVEKHFIKTAAGSATTSIGANANNPASSQARSSVNAPVQIAARSVSQVGVIPLTSANSLITANSGVTPVMFTGGLKNIVPLSTVTAVGKVGQQSIAVQFPQMSIPAVGTKIGNSPQPPVVTGTRSAVSNSLSVGGGATGNSRTYLVTTQAPPSATVPVAKVLPQPVVSTATAIGPSAPKTVSVTSSNVPSVSSSNEASGTTSSGASIGTYLHAGSRTSTATENSGNQITYPIVTQPNTPSKLIGTSPRPSILRKRDYEGVPLKAQKNLTTTLTSMTSVASTTPTSSSTASVSSTPAISPPSPRRLDLGLTLGGPNGDSSRSSSGGSTTLSASSSPGIPPDPDESNPATNVTTSQGSAILGKALSGIQVKQEILENTETSGAISSLMRMSSSSSFVHPVTADVQMSPRKKPRKQQLLGQELQEVRSSDDEVHTGVMLKEFKIEPSVKPEAKEAVAVVKRPRVSLISSYRQTWKPRNHHFTRYSDVKLKDERRPTVTDLANQKQILQKVHGWKVFHLTAQIEEMAHSESQVHERLSLVLGMMEKLGAGKSIDRDLMRVNELIKGNLQRSKVIQDGLEDSKNQVQKLFDHKPRAEEIIQRYMYKRLAKKREKL, from the exons ATGAGTGCTTCCCATACAAAACAAAGCTCTGCCCCAGGTTCAGACAACAATATAGAGCTACAGGCTCAGCCAATGGATCTAGCACATAAGTCCAATCCCATGATAAGTTCTTCAGGAAGTGCCACATCAGTAACCAACAGGACAGTTGGAGAAGCTGCCAAACCAATATTTTTG CAGGTCAAACCATCAGGAAGCCCACTTCCTACCATAACTGGGTCTGGAATGTCATTGGCTAGTGCTAGTGGGCCTTCTCCCACTTTGTCTGCTATTGTTCAAAATTCTCCAGTGTCAGTTGCTGTTACCGTGCCTATACCAATGACCAAGTTTCAAGCTGCAATACGCCCAGGTGCTACAGTTACTTTGGCCCCTAGAGTAGTACCTGCAGCTCTGGTAACAACTTCTGGTACTTATGCAAATTTGTCGTCACATGTGCCAAAAG GTCCAGCAGCAGTAGCGAGTATAGCGATCCCGCGATCTGCTGTGGCTTCGGCTGCAATTATAAGGCCCACTCCTTCAGTAAGTCCTGCCATTTCTCAAGTGACCGG ATTTACGGTTTCTAATCGAGCTGTCAGACCCACATCATCTTCGGGAATAAGGCCGAACACTGTCGATGTCGGTATTGGTGCAGCTGGTACTTTAAGTGGTACTTGGGTGACGGTAACCCAAGCTACTGCCGTAATTCAGCCACCTCCTGTTCCTACGTTATACAAAGCAACCGCGAACGCAGCAGCTAACACTTCTGTAAAAAGCACCACCAATTTGGTGTTGGCGACTGGCCACAAGTCGGCACCCCAACTTACACCTGCGCCAAGTGCAAATTCGATATCAATTATTGGACCTCCTAGAGCTTCTATTCCTTCTCCAGCATCAAACATTACTCTATTCTCGGTTAGGGGTTCTTCAAACCAAACAG TTGTTAATTCGCGTGTTCCACCCAATCCGAATATGACTGTTGGCCCGCGCCCAGGACCTGAAATCATAAAATCCACCTCAGCACTTCTTCAAACAGCTTCACAACGACCGTCATCTATGATGATTACATCTACACCTTCTGTTCAG AATGTTGAGAAACATTTCATTAAAACGGCTGCGGGATCAGCAACCACATCAATCGGCGCGAACGCCAACAACCCAGCGTCTTCTCAAGCGCGTTCTTCAGTTAACGCACCGGTGCAAATTGCCGCAAGATCGGTCTCTCAAGTTGGAGTGATTCCTCTCACATCAGCTAATTCGCTTATTACTGCCAATTCAG GAGTAACACCAGTGATGTTTACCGGTGGTTTAAAAAACATAGTGCCACTTTCAACCGTTACAGCTGTTGGAAAG GTCGGTCAACAAAGTATTGCTGTGCAATTTCCTCAGATGTCAATACCTGCTGTGGGAACGAAGATAGGAAACTCTCCGCAACCGCCTGTTGTTACCGGAACTCGATCTG CTGTTTCGAACTCGTTGTCTGTTGGTGGAGGTGCAACTGGCAATTCCAGAACGTATCTGGTTACCACCCAAGCCCCTCCTTCAGCGACTGTTCCAGTCGCAAAAGTTTTACCGCAACCGGTTGTCTCGACAGCAACTGCAATCGGACCTTCAGCTCCCAAGA CCGTAAGTGTGACATCCAGTAATGTGCCCAGTGTCTCTTCTTCAAATGAGGCTTCTGGAACTACATCGTCTGGTGCTTCTATCGGGACGTACTTGCATGCTGGATCCCGCACTTCTACCG CCACTGAAAATAGCGGTAATCAAATTACGTATCCTATTGTCACTCAGCCCAATACTCCTTCAAAATTAATTGGAACGTCACCCAGACCGAGCATATTGCGTAAACGCGACTATGAAGG TGTTCCGCTGAAGGCGCAAAAAAATCTAACCACAACTTTAACTTCAATGACATCAGTAGCTAGTACTACACCTACCAGTAGTTCGACTGCATCTGTGTCTTCAACTCCAGCTATATCTCCCCCTTCACCTCGACGTTTAGATCTGGGTCTAACGCTTGGTGGGCCGAATGGGGATTCATCTAGGTCCTCTAGTGGTGGATCGACAACGTTATCGGCTTCGTCTTCTCCAGGTATACCACCAGATCCAGATGAAAGCAATCCTGCAACCAATGTCACAACCTCGCAAGGATCGGCTATTTTAG GCAAAGCCCTGTCGGGTATTCAGGTGAAACAAGAAATTTTGGAGAACACTGAGACAAGTGGAGCAATTTCGTCACTGATGAGAATGAGTTCGTCGTCCTCGTTCGTGCACCCAGTTACCGCTGACGTTCAGATGAGTCCAAGAAAAAAGCCAAGGAAACAGCAATT GCTCGGCCAAGAACTTCAAGAAGTGCGCTCAAGTGACGATGAAGTGCATACAGGAGTTATGCTCAAAGAATTCAAAATTGAGCCCTCTGTGAAAC CTGAAGCCAAAGAAGCCGTAGCTGTCGTCAAGCGACCGCGTGTTTCTTTAATCAGTTCCTAccgccaaacatggaaacCACGTAATCATCACTTCACTCGTTATTCTGATGTGAAACTGAAAGACGAAAGACGCCCGACTGTCACCGATTTGGCCAATCAGAAGCAAATTTTGCAGAAAGTGCACGGATGGAAAGTCTTCCATCTCACAGCACAAATTGAAGAAATG GCTCATTCCGAGTCGCAAGTTCACGAACGTTTGAGCTTAGTTTTGGGAATGATGGAAAAATTAGGAGCTGGTAAAAGTATAGACCGTGATCTTATGCGCGTCAACGAACTTATAAAG GGAAATTTGCAGCGCAGTAAAGTAATCCAAGACGGTTTAGAAGATTCAAAGAATCAAGTGCAAAAGTTATTTGATCATAAGCCCCGTGCCGAAGAAATTATCCAACGTTACATGTACAAACGATTGGCCAAAAAGCGAGAGAAGTTATAA
- the LOC116922038 gene encoding histone deacetylase complex subunit SAP130 isoform X2, translated as MSASHTKQSSAPGSDNNIELQAQPMDLAHKSNPMISSSGSATSVTNRTVGEAAKPIFLVKPSGSPLPTITGSGMSLASASGPSPTLSAIVQNSPVSVAVTVPIPMTKFQAAIRPGATVTLAPRVVPAALVTTSGTYANLSSHVPKGPAAVASIAIPRSAVASAAIIRPTPSVSPAISQVTGFTVSNRAVRPTSSSGIRPNTVDVGIGAAGTLSGTWVTVTQATAVIQPPPVPTLYKATANAAANTSVKSTTNLVLATGHKSAPQLTPAPSANSISIIGPPRASIPSPASNITLFSVRGSSNQTVVNSRVPPNPNMTVGPRPGPEIIKSTSALLQTASQRPSSMMITSTPSVQNVEKHFIKTAAGSATTSIGANANNPASSQARSSVNAPVQIAARSVSQVGVIPLTSANSLITANSGVTPVMFTGGLKNIVPLSTVTAVGKVGQQSIAVQFPQMSIPAVGTKIGNSPQPPVVTGTRSAVSNSLSVGGGATGNSRTYLVTTQAPPSATVPVAKVLPQPVVSTATAIGPSAPKTVSVTSSNVPSVSSSNEASGTTSSGASIGTYLHAGSRTSTAATENSGNQITYPIVTQPNTPSKLIGTSPRPSILRKRDYEGVPLKAQKNLTTTLTSMTSVASTTPTSSSTASVSSTPAISPPSPRRLDLGLTLGGPNGDSSRSSSGGSTTLSASSSPGIPPDPDESNPATNVTTSQGSAILGKALSGIQVKQEILENTETSGAISSLMRMSSSSSFVHPVTADVQMSPRKKPRKQQLLGQELQEVRSSDDEVHTGVMLKEFKIEPSVKPEAKEAVAVVKRPRVSLISSYRQTWKPRNHHFTRYSDVKLKDERRPTVTDLANQKQILQKVHGWKVFHLTAQIEEMAHSESQVHERLSLVLGMMEKLGAGKSIDRDLMRVNELIKGNLQRSKVIQDGLEDSKNQVQKLFDHKPRAEEIIQRYMYKRLAKKREKL; from the exons ATGAGTGCTTCCCATACAAAACAAAGCTCTGCCCCAGGTTCAGACAACAATATAGAGCTACAGGCTCAGCCAATGGATCTAGCACATAAGTCCAATCCCATGATAAGTTCTTCAGGAAGTGCCACATCAGTAACCAACAGGACAGTTGGAGAAGCTGCCAAACCAATATTTTTG GTCAAACCATCAGGAAGCCCACTTCCTACCATAACTGGGTCTGGAATGTCATTGGCTAGTGCTAGTGGGCCTTCTCCCACTTTGTCTGCTATTGTTCAAAATTCTCCAGTGTCAGTTGCTGTTACCGTGCCTATACCAATGACCAAGTTTCAAGCTGCAATACGCCCAGGTGCTACAGTTACTTTGGCCCCTAGAGTAGTACCTGCAGCTCTGGTAACAACTTCTGGTACTTATGCAAATTTGTCGTCACATGTGCCAAAAG GTCCAGCAGCAGTAGCGAGTATAGCGATCCCGCGATCTGCTGTGGCTTCGGCTGCAATTATAAGGCCCACTCCTTCAGTAAGTCCTGCCATTTCTCAAGTGACCGG ATTTACGGTTTCTAATCGAGCTGTCAGACCCACATCATCTTCGGGAATAAGGCCGAACACTGTCGATGTCGGTATTGGTGCAGCTGGTACTTTAAGTGGTACTTGGGTGACGGTAACCCAAGCTACTGCCGTAATTCAGCCACCTCCTGTTCCTACGTTATACAAAGCAACCGCGAACGCAGCAGCTAACACTTCTGTAAAAAGCACCACCAATTTGGTGTTGGCGACTGGCCACAAGTCGGCACCCCAACTTACACCTGCGCCAAGTGCAAATTCGATATCAATTATTGGACCTCCTAGAGCTTCTATTCCTTCTCCAGCATCAAACATTACTCTATTCTCGGTTAGGGGTTCTTCAAACCAAACAG TTGTTAATTCGCGTGTTCCACCCAATCCGAATATGACTGTTGGCCCGCGCCCAGGACCTGAAATCATAAAATCCACCTCAGCACTTCTTCAAACAGCTTCACAACGACCGTCATCTATGATGATTACATCTACACCTTCTGTTCAG AATGTTGAGAAACATTTCATTAAAACGGCTGCGGGATCAGCAACCACATCAATCGGCGCGAACGCCAACAACCCAGCGTCTTCTCAAGCGCGTTCTTCAGTTAACGCACCGGTGCAAATTGCCGCAAGATCGGTCTCTCAAGTTGGAGTGATTCCTCTCACATCAGCTAATTCGCTTATTACTGCCAATTCAG GAGTAACACCAGTGATGTTTACCGGTGGTTTAAAAAACATAGTGCCACTTTCAACCGTTACAGCTGTTGGAAAG GTCGGTCAACAAAGTATTGCTGTGCAATTTCCTCAGATGTCAATACCTGCTGTGGGAACGAAGATAGGAAACTCTCCGCAACCGCCTGTTGTTACCGGAACTCGATCTG CTGTTTCGAACTCGTTGTCTGTTGGTGGAGGTGCAACTGGCAATTCCAGAACGTATCTGGTTACCACCCAAGCCCCTCCTTCAGCGACTGTTCCAGTCGCAAAAGTTTTACCGCAACCGGTTGTCTCGACAGCAACTGCAATCGGACCTTCAGCTCCCAAGA CCGTAAGTGTGACATCCAGTAATGTGCCCAGTGTCTCTTCTTCAAATGAGGCTTCTGGAACTACATCGTCTGGTGCTTCTATCGGGACGTACTTGCATGCTGGATCCCGCACTTCTACCG CAGCCACTGAAAATAGCGGTAATCAAATTACGTATCCTATTGTCACTCAGCCCAATACTCCTTCAAAATTAATTGGAACGTCACCCAGACCGAGCATATTGCGTAAACGCGACTATGAAGG TGTTCCGCTGAAGGCGCAAAAAAATCTAACCACAACTTTAACTTCAATGACATCAGTAGCTAGTACTACACCTACCAGTAGTTCGACTGCATCTGTGTCTTCAACTCCAGCTATATCTCCCCCTTCACCTCGACGTTTAGATCTGGGTCTAACGCTTGGTGGGCCGAATGGGGATTCATCTAGGTCCTCTAGTGGTGGATCGACAACGTTATCGGCTTCGTCTTCTCCAGGTATACCACCAGATCCAGATGAAAGCAATCCTGCAACCAATGTCACAACCTCGCAAGGATCGGCTATTTTAG GCAAAGCCCTGTCGGGTATTCAGGTGAAACAAGAAATTTTGGAGAACACTGAGACAAGTGGAGCAATTTCGTCACTGATGAGAATGAGTTCGTCGTCCTCGTTCGTGCACCCAGTTACCGCTGACGTTCAGATGAGTCCAAGAAAAAAGCCAAGGAAACAGCAATT GCTCGGCCAAGAACTTCAAGAAGTGCGCTCAAGTGACGATGAAGTGCATACAGGAGTTATGCTCAAAGAATTCAAAATTGAGCCCTCTGTGAAAC CTGAAGCCAAAGAAGCCGTAGCTGTCGTCAAGCGACCGCGTGTTTCTTTAATCAGTTCCTAccgccaaacatggaaacCACGTAATCATCACTTCACTCGTTATTCTGATGTGAAACTGAAAGACGAAAGACGCCCGACTGTCACCGATTTGGCCAATCAGAAGCAAATTTTGCAGAAAGTGCACGGATGGAAAGTCTTCCATCTCACAGCACAAATTGAAGAAATG GCTCATTCCGAGTCGCAAGTTCACGAACGTTTGAGCTTAGTTTTGGGAATGATGGAAAAATTAGGAGCTGGTAAAAGTATAGACCGTGATCTTATGCGCGTCAACGAACTTATAAAG GGAAATTTGCAGCGCAGTAAAGTAATCCAAGACGGTTTAGAAGATTCAAAGAATCAAGTGCAAAAGTTATTTGATCATAAGCCCCGTGCCGAAGAAATTATCCAACGTTACATGTACAAACGATTGGCCAAAAAGCGAGAGAAGTTATAA
- the LOC116922038 gene encoding histone deacetylase complex subunit SAP130 isoform X1, with amino-acid sequence MSASHTKQSSAPGSDNNIELQAQPMDLAHKSNPMISSSGSATSVTNRTVGEAAKPIFLQVKPSGSPLPTITGSGMSLASASGPSPTLSAIVQNSPVSVAVTVPIPMTKFQAAIRPGATVTLAPRVVPAALVTTSGTYANLSSHVPKGPAAVASIAIPRSAVASAAIIRPTPSVSPAISQVTGFTVSNRAVRPTSSSGIRPNTVDVGIGAAGTLSGTWVTVTQATAVIQPPPVPTLYKATANAAANTSVKSTTNLVLATGHKSAPQLTPAPSANSISIIGPPRASIPSPASNITLFSVRGSSNQTVVNSRVPPNPNMTVGPRPGPEIIKSTSALLQTASQRPSSMMITSTPSVQNVEKHFIKTAAGSATTSIGANANNPASSQARSSVNAPVQIAARSVSQVGVIPLTSANSLITANSGVTPVMFTGGLKNIVPLSTVTAVGKVGQQSIAVQFPQMSIPAVGTKIGNSPQPPVVTGTRSAVSNSLSVGGGATGNSRTYLVTTQAPPSATVPVAKVLPQPVVSTATAIGPSAPKTVSVTSSNVPSVSSSNEASGTTSSGASIGTYLHAGSRTSTAATENSGNQITYPIVTQPNTPSKLIGTSPRPSILRKRDYEGVPLKAQKNLTTTLTSMTSVASTTPTSSSTASVSSTPAISPPSPRRLDLGLTLGGPNGDSSRSSSGGSTTLSASSSPGIPPDPDESNPATNVTTSQGSAILGKALSGIQVKQEILENTETSGAISSLMRMSSSSSFVHPVTADVQMSPRKKPRKQQLLGQELQEVRSSDDEVHTGVMLKEFKIEPSVKPEAKEAVAVVKRPRVSLISSYRQTWKPRNHHFTRYSDVKLKDERRPTVTDLANQKQILQKVHGWKVFHLTAQIEEMAHSESQVHERLSLVLGMMEKLGAGKSIDRDLMRVNELIKGNLQRSKVIQDGLEDSKNQVQKLFDHKPRAEEIIQRYMYKRLAKKREKL; translated from the exons ATGAGTGCTTCCCATACAAAACAAAGCTCTGCCCCAGGTTCAGACAACAATATAGAGCTACAGGCTCAGCCAATGGATCTAGCACATAAGTCCAATCCCATGATAAGTTCTTCAGGAAGTGCCACATCAGTAACCAACAGGACAGTTGGAGAAGCTGCCAAACCAATATTTTTG CAGGTCAAACCATCAGGAAGCCCACTTCCTACCATAACTGGGTCTGGAATGTCATTGGCTAGTGCTAGTGGGCCTTCTCCCACTTTGTCTGCTATTGTTCAAAATTCTCCAGTGTCAGTTGCTGTTACCGTGCCTATACCAATGACCAAGTTTCAAGCTGCAATACGCCCAGGTGCTACAGTTACTTTGGCCCCTAGAGTAGTACCTGCAGCTCTGGTAACAACTTCTGGTACTTATGCAAATTTGTCGTCACATGTGCCAAAAG GTCCAGCAGCAGTAGCGAGTATAGCGATCCCGCGATCTGCTGTGGCTTCGGCTGCAATTATAAGGCCCACTCCTTCAGTAAGTCCTGCCATTTCTCAAGTGACCGG ATTTACGGTTTCTAATCGAGCTGTCAGACCCACATCATCTTCGGGAATAAGGCCGAACACTGTCGATGTCGGTATTGGTGCAGCTGGTACTTTAAGTGGTACTTGGGTGACGGTAACCCAAGCTACTGCCGTAATTCAGCCACCTCCTGTTCCTACGTTATACAAAGCAACCGCGAACGCAGCAGCTAACACTTCTGTAAAAAGCACCACCAATTTGGTGTTGGCGACTGGCCACAAGTCGGCACCCCAACTTACACCTGCGCCAAGTGCAAATTCGATATCAATTATTGGACCTCCTAGAGCTTCTATTCCTTCTCCAGCATCAAACATTACTCTATTCTCGGTTAGGGGTTCTTCAAACCAAACAG TTGTTAATTCGCGTGTTCCACCCAATCCGAATATGACTGTTGGCCCGCGCCCAGGACCTGAAATCATAAAATCCACCTCAGCACTTCTTCAAACAGCTTCACAACGACCGTCATCTATGATGATTACATCTACACCTTCTGTTCAG AATGTTGAGAAACATTTCATTAAAACGGCTGCGGGATCAGCAACCACATCAATCGGCGCGAACGCCAACAACCCAGCGTCTTCTCAAGCGCGTTCTTCAGTTAACGCACCGGTGCAAATTGCCGCAAGATCGGTCTCTCAAGTTGGAGTGATTCCTCTCACATCAGCTAATTCGCTTATTACTGCCAATTCAG GAGTAACACCAGTGATGTTTACCGGTGGTTTAAAAAACATAGTGCCACTTTCAACCGTTACAGCTGTTGGAAAG GTCGGTCAACAAAGTATTGCTGTGCAATTTCCTCAGATGTCAATACCTGCTGTGGGAACGAAGATAGGAAACTCTCCGCAACCGCCTGTTGTTACCGGAACTCGATCTG CTGTTTCGAACTCGTTGTCTGTTGGTGGAGGTGCAACTGGCAATTCCAGAACGTATCTGGTTACCACCCAAGCCCCTCCTTCAGCGACTGTTCCAGTCGCAAAAGTTTTACCGCAACCGGTTGTCTCGACAGCAACTGCAATCGGACCTTCAGCTCCCAAGA CCGTAAGTGTGACATCCAGTAATGTGCCCAGTGTCTCTTCTTCAAATGAGGCTTCTGGAACTACATCGTCTGGTGCTTCTATCGGGACGTACTTGCATGCTGGATCCCGCACTTCTACCG CAGCCACTGAAAATAGCGGTAATCAAATTACGTATCCTATTGTCACTCAGCCCAATACTCCTTCAAAATTAATTGGAACGTCACCCAGACCGAGCATATTGCGTAAACGCGACTATGAAGG TGTTCCGCTGAAGGCGCAAAAAAATCTAACCACAACTTTAACTTCAATGACATCAGTAGCTAGTACTACACCTACCAGTAGTTCGACTGCATCTGTGTCTTCAACTCCAGCTATATCTCCCCCTTCACCTCGACGTTTAGATCTGGGTCTAACGCTTGGTGGGCCGAATGGGGATTCATCTAGGTCCTCTAGTGGTGGATCGACAACGTTATCGGCTTCGTCTTCTCCAGGTATACCACCAGATCCAGATGAAAGCAATCCTGCAACCAATGTCACAACCTCGCAAGGATCGGCTATTTTAG GCAAAGCCCTGTCGGGTATTCAGGTGAAACAAGAAATTTTGGAGAACACTGAGACAAGTGGAGCAATTTCGTCACTGATGAGAATGAGTTCGTCGTCCTCGTTCGTGCACCCAGTTACCGCTGACGTTCAGATGAGTCCAAGAAAAAAGCCAAGGAAACAGCAATT GCTCGGCCAAGAACTTCAAGAAGTGCGCTCAAGTGACGATGAAGTGCATACAGGAGTTATGCTCAAAGAATTCAAAATTGAGCCCTCTGTGAAAC CTGAAGCCAAAGAAGCCGTAGCTGTCGTCAAGCGACCGCGTGTTTCTTTAATCAGTTCCTAccgccaaacatggaaacCACGTAATCATCACTTCACTCGTTATTCTGATGTGAAACTGAAAGACGAAAGACGCCCGACTGTCACCGATTTGGCCAATCAGAAGCAAATTTTGCAGAAAGTGCACGGATGGAAAGTCTTCCATCTCACAGCACAAATTGAAGAAATG GCTCATTCCGAGTCGCAAGTTCACGAACGTTTGAGCTTAGTTTTGGGAATGATGGAAAAATTAGGAGCTGGTAAAAGTATAGACCGTGATCTTATGCGCGTCAACGAACTTATAAAG GGAAATTTGCAGCGCAGTAAAGTAATCCAAGACGGTTTAGAAGATTCAAAGAATCAAGTGCAAAAGTTATTTGATCATAAGCCCCGTGCCGAAGAAATTATCCAACGTTACATGTACAAACGATTGGCCAAAAAGCGAGAGAAGTTATAA
- the LOC116922047 gene encoding very long-chain specific acyl-CoA dehydrogenase, mitochondrial, producing the protein MLRSGRNLQVLSKNVVRENLRLLSSTPQPSPKDGTKKVATGRTLDKKPVKSSSFVMNLFIGSSNTVQVFPFPDGLNTEQKETLGVLVDPVQKFFEEVNDAAINDSQSAVPEATIQGLRELGAFGLQAPVEYNGVGLNNTQYARLVETVGGFDLGVGIFLGAHQSIGFKGITLFGTEEQKKKYLPKVATGEQFAAFCLTEPSSGSDANSIRTRAVLSPDGKHFILNGSKIWISNGGFAEVMTVFAQTPITDPSTGETKDKVTAFIVERKFGGVTSGPPEKKMGIKCSNTAEVYYDNVPVPIENVLGGVGQGFKVAMNILNNGRFGMAAALSGTMKASTKAAIQHATARVQFGRRIDSYGAIQEKLARMAMLHYVTESMAYMISSNMDKGSTDFQLEAAISKVFASEAAWNVTDEAIQILGGNGFMSANGLEKVLRDLRIFRIFEGTNDILRLFVALTGLQFAGGHLKQLQKAVKSGNVGVILGEAAKRAKRTVGLRQSNSLSEVHPKLALQAQLTSKAVEGFGITVESLLIKHGKNILDEQFLLNRVAAAAIDIYANVVVLSRATRALNMNISSANHEEMLARVWCNEALDRIQLNLTAVKSQSQLSNFSTMSQIAKEMCEHGGLIQQNPLGI; encoded by the exons atgcTTCGTTCTGGACGCAATTTGCAGGTTTTGTCGAAGAATGTTGTGCGCGAAAACCTGCG ACTACTTTCTTCAACTCCTCAACCATCTCCTAAAGatggaacaaaaaaagttgCTACAGGGAGAACCTTAGACAAAAAACCAGTTAAATCAAGTTCTTTTGTTATGAACTTGTTTATTGGTTCCAGCAACACAGTGcaagttttcccttttcctgATGGTCTAAATACAGAACAGAAAGAAACCCTAGGAGTACTTGTAGACCCTGTACAGAAATTTTTTGAAGAAGTTAATGATGCAGCCATTAATGATAGCCAATCTGCTGTACCTGAAGCAACTATTCAAGGATTGAGGGAACTTGGGGCCTTTGGTCTTCAAGCCCCTGTAGAGTATAATGGTGTAGGGTTAAATAACACCCAATATGCACGTCTAGTGGAAACTGTAGGAGGATTTGACTTAGGTGTAGGCATTTTCCTTGGTGCTCACCAGTCAATTGGTTTTAAG GGCATTACCTTGTTTGGAACtgaagaacaaaagaaaaagtatttGCCAAAAGTAGCAACGGGTGAACAATTCGCGGCATTTTGCTTGACAGAACCTTCAAGTGGCAGCGACGCCAACTCCATCAG AACTCGGGCCGTATTATCGCCTGATGGTAAACATTTTATCCTGAACGGGTCCAAAATTTGGATCAGTAACGGTGGTTTTGCCGAAGTCATGACTGTGTTTGCTCAAACCCCCATAACTGATCCTTCCACTGGTGAAACGAAAGACAAGGTGACGGCTTTTATTGTTGAAAGAAAATTTGGCGGAGTTACATCTGGCCCTCCTGAGAAAAAGATGGGTATTAAATGTTCAAACACGGCCGAAGTTTACTATGATAATGTACCCGTACCCATCGAGAACGTTCTTGGAGGAGTTGGACAAGGttttaag GTGGCAATGAACATTTTAAATAACGGTAGGTTTGGTATGGCTGCAGCCCTCTCAGGCACCATGAAGGCGTCAACCAAAGCCGCGATCCAGCACGCCACAGCCCGTGTTCAGTTCGGCCGCCGCATCGACTCATACGGAGCCATTCAAGAAAA ACTAGCTCGTATGGCAATGCTTCACTACGTTACGGAATCTATGGCGTACATGATTAGCTCCAATATGGATAAAGGATCTACTGATTTTCAGTTGGAAGCAGCTATTTCCAAAGTATTCGCTTCAGAAGCAGCCTG gAACGTAACCGACGAAGCCATTCAG ATTTTGGGAGGAAATGGATTCATGTCAGCCAATGGTTTGGAGAAGGTGCTGCGTGATTTGAGAATCTTCCGTATTTTCGAAGGAACAAATGACATTCTTCGTCTTTTTGTAGCTCTGACAG GTCTTCAGTTTGCTGGTGGACACTTGAAGCAACTACAGAAGGCTGTGAAGAGTGGAAACGTTGGAGTTATCCTAGGAGAGGCAGCGAAACGCGCTAAACGAACTGTCGGACTTCGCCAGTCGAATTCCTTGTCCGAAGTACATCCAAAACTGGCTCTTCAGGCACAATTGACTTCCAAG GCTGTTGAAGGATTTGGTATAACTGTCGAAAGCCTGCTTATTAAACACGGAAAGAATATTCTTGACGAGCAGTTTTTGCTGAACcgtgttgctgctgctgcaattGACATATATGCTAATGTAGTCGTCCTTTCCCGTGCAACACGGGCCCTTAATATGAACATTTCTTCTGCAAATCACGAGGAAATGTTGGCGCGCGTTTGGTGTAATGAG GCCTTAGATCGTATTCAACTCAACCTTACAGCTGTGAAGTCGCAATCACAGCTCAGCAACTTCAGCACCATGAGCCAAATCGCAAAAGAAATGTGCGAGCATGGAGGTTTGATTCAACAGAATCCGTTGGGTATCTAA